One genomic region from Isachenkonia alkalipeptolytica encodes:
- a CDS encoding VanZ family protein: protein MKKKLSLVTIGKAWLPVLLWMGVIFYFSHQPGDVSGDASGRIVGAITSLLAAIIPFIEINEEMLHFLFRKGAHFGVYAVLGILSVRAFQISGYSGKRGLLYGWILATVYAGVDEYHQTFIPGRSGEVSDVLIDSVGAVTGIAMYWLAKGIRLPSAAGVNTLQYILLQEQQQEQKQEAQQMEEEEQQRNQEEQPKQQEQQRQEEKEEVFRGSRARAVQRLKEEGWEK from the coding sequence ATGAAAAAGAAATTAAGTTTAGTAACCATAGGAAAGGCATGGTTACCGGTGCTTCTTTGGATGGGGGTTATCTTCTACTTTTCCCATCAGCCCGGGGATGTATCCGGGGACGCCAGCGGTCGCATTGTAGGGGCGATCACAAGTCTGCTGGCTGCAATTATACCTTTTATTGAAATCAATGAAGAGATGCTGCACTTTCTGTTTCGAAAGGGAGCCCATTTCGGGGTTTATGCGGTGCTGGGAATTCTTTCCGTCCGGGCTTTTCAAATTTCGGGATATTCGGGAAAACGGGGATTGCTCTACGGATGGATCCTGGCCACGGTTTATGCAGGGGTGGATGAGTATCATCAAACCTTTATTCCCGGTCGAAGCGGAGAGGTTAGCGATGTATTAATTGACAGCGTCGGCGCTGTTACCGGTATTGCCATGTACTGGCTGGCAAAGGGGATTCGACTGCCTTCGGCGGCTGGAGTGAATACGCTACAGTACATACTGTTGCAGGAGCAACAGCAGGAGCAAAAGCAGGAGGCGCAGCAAATGGAAGAGGAAGAGCAACAGCGAAATCAGGAAGAACAACCGAAACAACAAGAGCAACAGCGGCAAGAAGAAAAAGAAGAAGTTTTCAGGGGCAGTAGGGCGAGGGCTGTTCAAAGATTGAAAGAAGAGGGTTGGGAGAAGTAA
- a CDS encoding peptidoglycan DD-metalloendopeptidase family protein, with protein sequence MKKSKMMMIKKAAKAGSLTFLIFILGFSTLARAYPLDKELESVYDKRGGTFVEFTYYGKEFSEEMAGENFSPDSNSSLQQIYERLDPEAFHPARWVQEQSNRGWITFKKETTGDPDLVTGDSDPANEPIVLREGPAAGSAVLATVESITEDHKMLPVLDEINDYLYIQSDTLEGWVHKDRVSRQGSMEELSLNTIRIRAKVLNFRQEPSLSGEILGRVGAGEVYSLLEVQEDWVKILKDHQIGWVHRAYTEEHRAKIPEEMYQFMQLATGMPSGILEEEIQQLFHRLSPGKDVPEEIGKALLEAGEVTGLNEVYLAALVLNNYKEAQVELYEGILVDEVGGSPVEPKTVYNFFSIGASDRAPVSSAAETAYDKEWFTAEKAILEGAQWILEHRIHGTEALEREEDGRLDTLHKLIVASYLEREADTLLQGESLTNNEALVLEIQGFLEEELREHQEIRGWIKDIYEEFELENQRFHIPVFDKTWYWPLPGYQRLSSDFGYRRDPFEGDLRWHRGIDIPAPVGTPVIAVQSGVVIKSFRGESYGNWLEIDHGGGLTTRYAHNNEKLVSLGSYVNKGDLIARIGSTGRSTGPHLHFEIRLNNQAVDPLPWFLEPDRGFGSVTE encoded by the coding sequence ATGAAAAAGTCTAAAATGATGATGATAAAAAAGGCTGCAAAGGCAGGCTCCCTTACTTTTCTAATTTTCATTCTGGGCTTTTCCACCCTGGCAAGAGCCTATCCTTTGGACAAGGAACTGGAATCCGTTTATGATAAGCGGGGAGGCACTTTTGTAGAGTTCACCTATTATGGGAAAGAATTTTCCGAGGAGATGGCCGGGGAGAATTTCAGCCCGGATAGTAATTCATCTTTGCAACAGATATATGAACGGCTGGATCCAGAAGCTTTTCATCCCGCCCGCTGGGTTCAGGAACAAAGTAATCGGGGCTGGATAACCTTTAAGAAAGAAACCACCGGGGATCCCGATCTGGTAACCGGGGATTCCGACCCGGCGAATGAGCCGATCGTTCTTCGGGAAGGGCCGGCAGCAGGGAGTGCGGTCCTTGCTACAGTAGAAAGCATAACCGAAGACCATAAAATGCTTCCGGTTTTGGATGAAATCAACGACTATCTCTATATACAAAGCGACACTCTGGAAGGGTGGGTTCATAAGGATCGGGTTTCCCGACAAGGAAGCATGGAGGAACTTTCACTGAATACCATCAGAATAAGGGCTAAGGTATTAAATTTTCGCCAGGAACCCTCCTTGTCGGGAGAAATTCTTGGAAGGGTAGGGGCAGGGGAAGTATACAGCCTGCTGGAGGTTCAGGAGGACTGGGTAAAAATTTTAAAAGATCATCAAATCGGTTGGGTTCACAGAGCTTATACCGAGGAGCACCGGGCAAAAATTCCGGAGGAGATGTATCAATTTATGCAATTGGCCACAGGAATGCCTTCGGGGATTCTTGAGGAGGAAATTCAACAGCTGTTTCATCGGTTATCTCCCGGGAAGGATGTTCCTGAAGAAATTGGGAAGGCTTTGTTGGAAGCCGGTGAAGTTACGGGGTTGAACGAGGTATATCTTGCAGCGCTGGTACTGAACAACTATAAGGAAGCACAGGTAGAGCTTTATGAAGGGATATTGGTAGATGAGGTCGGAGGATCTCCGGTGGAACCGAAAACAGTATATAACTTCTTTTCCATAGGGGCATCGGATCGTGCACCGGTTAGCTCAGCAGCGGAAACCGCCTATGATAAAGAATGGTTTACAGCGGAAAAAGCCATCCTGGAGGGGGCTCAATGGATTTTAGAACATCGGATCCATGGAACCGAAGCACTGGAAAGGGAAGAGGATGGGAGGCTGGACACGCTGCACAAACTGATTGTGGCATCCTACTTGGAAAGGGAGGCCGATACCCTCCTGCAAGGAGAATCGTTAACAAACAACGAAGCTCTTGTTCTTGAAATTCAAGGGTTTTTGGAAGAGGAACTCCGGGAACATCAAGAGATTCGAGGCTGGATAAAGGATATTTACGAGGAATTTGAACTGGAAAATCAACGCTTCCATATCCCGGTTTTCGATAAGACATGGTATTGGCCGTTACCCGGCTATCAACGATTATCCTCGGACTTCGGTTACCGTAGGGACCCCTTTGAGGGAGATCTACGATGGCACCGGGGAATTGACATTCCGGCACCGGTGGGAACGCCGGTAATTGCCGTACAATCCGGTGTGGTTATAAAAAGCTTCCGGGGAGAAAGCTACGGAAACTGGCTGGAGATCGATCATGGAGGAGGGCTAACCACGCGGTATGCCCACAACAATGAGAAGCTTGTATCCTTGGGGAGCTATGTAAACAAAGGCGACCTGATCGCTCGAATCGGCAGTACCGGACGATCCACAGGCCCCCATCTGCACTTTGAAATTCGCCTTAACAACCAAGCGGTGGATCCCCTACCATGGTTCTTAGAACCGGACAGAGGATTCGGCAGTGTGACAGAGTAA
- a CDS encoding PAS domain-containing protein: protein MRELTRNKANEKQSPMEDFSREELEIRYQQSLLDLQNAEDLNRKYQLILEEVNDGYWELDMIRDEFTLRSKYYRSHGVIPTLIIQRKEKWQQLIHPEDRENFHQALEAFLNSEKKFFKFSHRLKTRDDEYQWVLATGFGLRDEMKAPKRIIGTHMTLSDKGKSSGQEK, encoded by the coding sequence ATGAGAGAGTTAACAAGAAATAAAGCAAACGAGAAACAATCCCCAATGGAGGATTTTTCCAGAGAGGAATTAGAAATTCGGTACCAACAATCTTTACTGGATTTACAGAATGCAGAGGATTTGAACCGGAAATACCAACTGATTTTGGAAGAGGTGAATGACGGCTACTGGGAGTTGGACATGATAAGGGATGAATTTACCCTCCGCTCCAAGTACTACCGAAGTCACGGGGTAATCCCCACCTTGATCATTCAGCGAAAGGAAAAGTGGCAGCAACTGATTCATCCCGAGGACCGGGAGAATTTTCACCAGGCCCTGGAGGCTTTCTTAAACTCGGAAAAGAAATTTTTCAAGTTCAGTCACCGCCTGAAAACCCGGGATGATGAGTACCAATGGGTACTGGCTACAGGCTTTGGGCTTCGGGATGAAATGAAGGCCCCTAAGCGAATCATCGGAACCCATATGACCCTGTCCGATAAAGGAAAATCCTCCGGTCAGGAAAAATAA
- a CDS encoding transglycosylase domain-containing protein encodes MSYEKNTRAPKSKKKNNKTLKTILKSFGLIMILLLIAAVLAGGFALSFVQSAIDETPDIDPQNMYSLLGENSFIYDNEGNQLERIDEEEQRIIVDYSEIPDHVIDAFIAIEDARFWEHDGLDFRRIAGAAWTNFRTGSQQGGSTITQQLAKNLYLSHDQTYTRKIQDAYYAVEIENILAKDQILETYLNTINLGGQNYGVEAASLAYFSKPVSELNLVEGAALAGIARNPSRYSPIRYVPEEDVTEEMIVLDESGDYIIIFDERSLPRLRLVLKMMKQHDFITEEEHREALGDTEDLHSRIEPGRYEDSGISSHFADLVKDEVKEALIEEGYTEEEASRMLGFGGLRVHSTLDRQMQEIAEEEFNNRDNFPKNVLDDDGNLLRDEHGNVQPQAAMVISDPETGEIKAFMGGRETSGRRIFNRATGRGRPTGSSMKPLAAYIPALDNNHTAASVIDDIPIYFRNDPEERGPRNVGNTGYLGLINLREGIRISSNVTATILLDELAPTRTGSQQIMAEYLSEMGINIPEPNYSHVLGSADTSPYQMNRAYNMIANEGVYSELISFTHVEDAKGNVILENRPEKHRVVDPDVAYLMTDIMRHAVTPANEGYGWQAAIRKNNAGIPVAGKTGTSQEQKDAWFVGYTPYLSAATWIGFDEQEELGSSSVISAELWSKIMGRIHDEKEYPNKDFERPDNIIEVEICATSGKLPTELCEQDPRGSQVTTELFIRGTEPTEECDVHQLVKIHEPTGTIATDETPSDEIEERLYIVPPEPYDPDEHDGIRPRDYEYRMPTSYDDRETYDPSEHGSGSVSVRYMEVDEDGEIIGTLRDSREAESGRIGTSYSTRERSFEGYEFVGVDPSGAPREGNIEEGTQRVTYLYRAVEEEEPEPEDPPEDDDDDDDDDEDDGNDDDDDSNND; translated from the coding sequence AATAAAACCCTGAAGACGATTCTAAAAAGTTTCGGACTGATCATGATTTTGTTGTTGATTGCAGCCGTGCTTGCGGGAGGCTTTGCCTTAAGCTTTGTACAAAGCGCCATAGACGAGACCCCGGATATCGATCCGCAAAACATGTACAGTCTGTTAGGGGAGAACTCCTTTATTTATGACAACGAAGGCAATCAGTTGGAACGGATTGACGAAGAGGAGCAGCGAATCATCGTGGATTACTCGGAAATCCCGGACCATGTGATTGATGCCTTTATTGCCATTGAGGATGCCCGTTTTTGGGAGCATGACGGATTGGATTTTCGTCGAATAGCAGGGGCCGCCTGGACCAACTTTCGAACCGGGTCCCAGCAGGGGGGAAGCACCATAACCCAGCAGCTGGCAAAGAACCTCTACTTGAGCCATGATCAGACCTATACCCGAAAGATTCAGGATGCCTATTATGCGGTGGAAATCGAAAACATCCTGGCCAAGGATCAAATACTGGAAACCTATTTAAATACCATCAATCTCGGGGGGCAAAACTACGGGGTGGAAGCCGCCTCTCTGGCTTATTTTTCCAAACCCGTATCGGAGCTGAATCTAGTGGAGGGGGCAGCCCTGGCGGGGATCGCCCGTAATCCTTCCCGGTATTCTCCGATTCGATACGTTCCCGAAGAGGATGTTACGGAAGAGATGATTGTCCTGGACGAATCCGGGGATTATATCATCATATTTGATGAGCGAAGCTTACCAAGACTTCGGTTGGTATTGAAAATGATGAAGCAGCACGATTTTATTACGGAAGAAGAGCACCGGGAGGCCTTAGGAGACACCGAGGATCTTCACAGCCGCATTGAACCCGGTCGTTATGAGGACTCCGGGATCTCTTCCCATTTTGCGGATTTGGTCAAGGATGAGGTGAAAGAAGCACTGATTGAAGAGGGTTACACCGAAGAGGAAGCCTCAAGAATGCTTGGATTCGGCGGACTTCGGGTACACAGCACATTAGACCGACAGATGCAGGAAATCGCCGAAGAGGAGTTTAATAATCGGGACAACTTCCCGAAGAATGTACTGGACGATGACGGCAATCTGCTAAGGGATGAACACGGTAACGTGCAGCCCCAAGCGGCCATGGTGATCTCCGACCCGGAAACCGGAGAAATCAAAGCCTTTATGGGCGGTCGGGAAACTTCGGGCAGAAGAATATTTAACCGAGCGACGGGACGGGGAAGACCCACCGGTTCCAGTATGAAGCCCTTAGCCGCATACATCCCTGCCTTGGATAACAACCATACGGCGGCCAGCGTGATTGATGACATCCCCATATATTTTCGTAATGATCCGGAAGAAAGGGGTCCAAGGAATGTTGGGAACACCGGTTATTTAGGACTGATCAATCTTCGGGAAGGGATAAGAATATCCAGTAACGTTACCGCAACTATATTGTTGGATGAACTGGCTCCAACCAGGACGGGTTCCCAGCAAATCATGGCGGAATATTTAAGTGAAATGGGGATAAATATTCCGGAGCCTAATTATTCCCATGTGCTGGGTTCTGCGGATACTTCCCCCTATCAAATGAATCGTGCTTATAACATGATTGCCAACGAAGGGGTTTATAGCGAGCTGATCTCCTTCACCCATGTGGAGGATGCCAAAGGAAACGTGATTTTGGAAAATCGGCCGGAAAAACACCGAGTGGTAGATCCCGATGTGGCCTACTTGATGACGGATATTATGCGTCATGCGGTAACCCCGGCAAATGAGGGTTACGGTTGGCAGGCGGCGATTCGCAAGAATAACGCAGGAATTCCCGTGGCGGGAAAAACCGGAACCTCTCAGGAGCAAAAGGATGCCTGGTTTGTAGGCTATACCCCTTATCTGTCCGCCGCCACCTGGATTGGATTTGATGAACAGGAGGAATTAGGCTCCAGCAGTGTAATTTCTGCAGAACTGTGGTCAAAAATCATGGGACGAATCCATGATGAAAAGGAATATCCGAATAAAGATTTTGAACGGCCGGATAATATTATTGAAGTGGAAATCTGCGCCACCTCGGGAAAACTGCCCACGGAGCTGTGCGAACAGGATCCTAGAGGTTCTCAAGTAACTACGGAACTGTTTATCCGGGGGACGGAGCCCACGGAAGAATGCGATGTGCATCAATTAGTTAAAATTCATGAGCCCACGGGTACCATCGCCACGGATGAAACCCCCTCGGATGAAATTGAGGAGCGGCTCTACATTGTTCCGCCGGAGCCCTATGATCCCGATGAACATGACGGGATTCGACCAAGGGATTATGAGTACCGAATGCCCACAAGTTATGATGACCGGGAAACCTACGATCCCAGTGAACACGGTAGCGGTTCCGTAAGTGTACGGTATATGGAAGTGGATGAAGACGGAGAGATCATCGGTACCCTTCGGGATTCAAGAGAAGCGGAAAGCGGTCGGATCGGGACAAGTTACAGTACCCGGGAGCGATCCTTTGAAGGCTACGAATTCGTGGGAGTCGATCCCTCAGGAGCCCCACGGGAAGGCAACATCGAGGAAGGCACCCAACGGGTAACCTATCTATATCGAGCAGTGGAAGAGGAAGAACCGGAGCCGGAAGATCCGCCGGAGGATGACGACGATGACGATGACGACGATGAAGACGACGGCAATGATGACGACGATGATAGTAATAATGACTAA
- a CDS encoding penicillin-binding transpeptidase domain-containing protein, whose product MKKTWLLGIIFTALILSGCSEEEPLSPEDPLGTYLEHWEQGDYPEMLQLLEDNSRELIDRQEWEFSQRYEKVYSDLEIEERTFSYEAVEFDGEEMDLEELEEVTYEVQVRMASMAGEIEYTTEVPLIKNMEIAEQEATGEDRENPWEVVWEPAHLLKGMEAPEDLIGVSMDPPERGEIFDREGRGLAVNGRVYQASIVPEATEDLEGTVDAFASVLGLSRDRVDSLAKQYPDRPDWAAPVQRVSMEDPRVSELVEISGVLLSEIDGREYGGGEYTGHVIGHVGPITAEELEDREGEGYSSTSTIGKNGLELAYEEVLRGSPGVRITVTDEDGENERIIAETEAKNGEDIHLTIDLDLQQTLAETLEGEKGAVVLMDPKTGEVLALSSEPAFDSNLRTLGLPDPRASEMEDAGELFSRRFQNRYAPGSIFKAFTAVMGLEEGTLDPEESFEIEGLQWQESSQWGGYRVTRVTDRITDVNLHRGMVHSDNIYFAKQALALGGDAMERYGELLGFGREVPFEFPMYISSLSNEGINSEPLLADTGFGQGQIQVSPVHMTAMFTIFLNDGDMLTPRLFLQDVAQELEPEGEAGEDSEEDSAGDSPDDSEEAGDEEEAGDPSEDSGEFSPRVFQENIGSPENIGIVRDALIAVMEEESGSVYRENPGHSRKLAGKTGTAELKSDYMAEGDELLGWFVSFDYEAEDLLLTIMVENTEGRGGSRVALELSHEFWEALE is encoded by the coding sequence ATGAAAAAAACATGGTTGCTAGGAATAATTTTTACAGCCCTGATTTTATCCGGTTGTTCCGAAGAGGAGCCTTTGAGTCCCGAAGACCCACTGGGGACCTATTTAGAGCACTGGGAGCAGGGAGATTATCCGGAGATGCTTCAACTGTTGGAGGATAATTCCCGGGAGCTGATAGACCGGCAGGAATGGGAGTTTTCTCAGCGATACGAAAAGGTTTACAGTGATTTGGAAATCGAGGAGAGAACCTTTAGTTATGAAGCTGTGGAATTTGACGGGGAAGAAATGGACCTCGAAGAGCTGGAAGAGGTGACCTATGAAGTGCAGGTTCGGATGGCTTCCATGGCGGGGGAAATCGAGTATACCACGGAGGTCCCTTTGATTAAGAATATGGAAATTGCAGAACAGGAAGCAACCGGGGAGGACCGGGAAAATCCCTGGGAAGTGGTTTGGGAACCAGCTCATCTGTTGAAGGGAATGGAAGCTCCCGAGGATCTAATCGGGGTTTCTATGGATCCGCCGGAGCGGGGAGAAATCTTTGACCGGGAAGGTCGGGGGCTCGCCGTAAACGGCCGGGTCTATCAGGCCTCCATTGTGCCCGAGGCCACTGAGGACTTAGAGGGCACCGTGGACGCTTTCGCTTCGGTCCTGGGACTGTCCCGGGACCGGGTGGACTCCTTGGCGAAGCAGTATCCCGACCGTCCCGACTGGGCGGCGCCGGTGCAGCGGGTCAGCATGGAAGACCCTAGGGTCTCGGAACTGGTGGAGATTTCCGGCGTGTTGCTCTCGGAAATCGACGGTAGAGAATACGGCGGCGGTGAGTACACCGGCCATGTAATCGGCCATGTGGGCCCGATAACCGCAGAGGAACTGGAAGACCGGGAAGGGGAGGGCTACTCCAGCACCTCCACCATCGGGAAGAACGGCCTGGAACTGGCCTACGAAGAAGTCCTTCGGGGCAGTCCCGGTGTCCGGATTACGGTAACCGATGAAGATGGAGAAAATGAGCGGATCATAGCGGAAACCGAAGCGAAGAACGGGGAGGACATTCATCTGACCATCGATTTGGATCTGCAGCAAACCTTAGCCGAAACCCTGGAAGGGGAAAAAGGAGCCGTGGTGTTGATGGATCCCAAAACCGGAGAGGTGCTGGCCCTCAGCAGTGAGCCCGCCTTTGATTCGAACCTTCGAACCCTGGGGCTTCCGGACCCCCGGGCCTCGGAAATGGAGGACGCCGGGGAGCTCTTTAGCCGGCGCTTTCAGAACCGCTACGCTCCCGGCTCCATCTTTAAAGCCTTTACCGCGGTAATGGGTCTTGAGGAAGGAACCTTGGACCCCGAGGAATCCTTCGAAATCGAAGGGCTTCAATGGCAGGAAAGCAGCCAGTGGGGCGGCTACCGGGTAACCCGGGTGACGGACCGGATCACCGATGTGAATTTACACCGGGGAATGGTCCACTCGGATAATATCTATTTTGCCAAGCAGGCCCTGGCTCTGGGCGGCGACGCCATGGAGCGCTACGGAGAACTGCTGGGATTCGGACGGGAAGTGCCCTTCGAGTTTCCAATGTATATTTCCAGTCTTTCCAATGAGGGAATCAACAGCGAGCCCTTACTGGCGGATACCGGTTTCGGCCAGGGACAGATTCAAGTATCCCCGGTGCATATGACCGCCATGTTTACCATATTTTTAAATGACGGGGACATGCTGACGCCGCGACTGTTTCTTCAGGATGTGGCTCAGGAGCTGGAACCGGAGGGCGAAGCCGGGGAAGACAGCGAAGAAGACAGTGCCGGTGACAGCCCAGACGACAGCGAAGAAGCCGGCGACGAAGAAGAAGCCGGCGACCCTTCGGAAGACTCCGGGGAATTCAGTCCCCGAGTCTTTCAGGAAAACATCGGATCGCCAGAGAATATCGGCATCGTACGGGATGCCCTAATTGCGGTTATGGAAGAGGAAAGCGGCAGCGTTTATAGGGAAAACCCGGGTCATAGCCGAAAGCTGGCAGGGAAAACCGGTACAGCGGAACTGAAATCCGATTACATGGCCGAGGGGGATGAACTGTTGGGATGGTTTGTCAGCTTTGATTACGAAGCCGAGGACTTACTGTTGACGATCATGGTTGAAAACACTGAAGGACGAGGGGGAAGTCGGGTGGCCCTGGAGCTCAGTCATGAGTTTTGGGAAGCCCTGGAATAA
- a CDS encoding D-alanyl-D-alanine carboxypeptidase family protein, giving the protein MFDHLWKKTVIFTLSAALMLSATTGVYAVPEEESDTDDSEAEEVAIIDEEGFPIIRGEMGITIDVETGEILYAKNIDKKAYPASTSKIITGLLFAENSDKEDVLSYTENALAQPSYSLNTDYGPIPLGYEMTGKSAMEALLIYSANDVAAMVGDHVAGDGESFVQMINDRFDEMGLENTSFTNASGTHDEDHYTTAYELSVITREALSNPWVEEVLLTESVVIPTPRGTVPWENARRKVANGDPVLVKTGYTPAAGRCLVAIYERDGRKIAGIVLNSEYNHGDTMVFEDMDRIMDWSFDEAERTPYFEAGDRVDTLEVEYRPLRFFGPVHTAEVPVTIQEEVLYFENDINEEEIHVAVELKDVSPFSMDPEEPVGTASIQEREAKESYAVYPEVSRGDILSNHIGLYIGTGLGGLIGLVALAGLIGFIIRFNGRLRKKRRQYPRF; this is encoded by the coding sequence ATGTTTGATCACCTATGGAAAAAAACCGTTATCTTTACCTTGTCCGCTGCCCTGATGCTCTCAGCCACCACCGGTGTCTATGCCGTTCCCGAGGAGGAAAGCGATACGGACGATAGCGAAGCCGAAGAAGTCGCAATTATCGACGAAGAGGGTTTTCCCATTATTCGGGGAGAAATGGGCATTACCATCGATGTGGAAACCGGCGAAATTCTCTATGCCAAAAATATCGATAAGAAGGCTTACCCCGCCAGTACCAGCAAGATCATCACCGGATTACTGTTTGCGGAAAACAGCGACAAGGAAGATGTCCTTTCCTATACGGAAAATGCTTTAGCCCAGCCTTCCTACTCCCTTAATACGGATTACGGTCCGATTCCCCTGGGATATGAAATGACGGGAAAGTCCGCCATGGAGGCACTGCTGATTTACTCCGCCAACGATGTGGCCGCTATGGTGGGGGATCATGTGGCAGGGGATGGGGAAAGTTTCGTCCAAATGATCAACGACCGTTTCGATGAAATGGGACTGGAAAACACGAGTTTTACCAATGCCAGCGGTACTCATGATGAGGATCATTACACCACGGCCTACGAACTGAGTGTGATTACCCGGGAAGCCCTTAGTAACCCCTGGGTGGAAGAAGTGCTTTTAACGGAAAGCGTAGTCATCCCCACTCCGAGGGGAACGGTCCCCTGGGAAAATGCCCGCCGGAAAGTGGCCAACGGCGATCCGGTACTTGTGAAAACCGGTTACACACCTGCTGCAGGAAGATGTCTGGTGGCCATTTATGAGCGCGATGGCAGAAAGATCGCAGGAATAGTTTTAAACTCGGAATACAATCATGGGGATACCATGGTATTTGAGGATATGGACCGGATCATGGACTGGAGCTTTGATGAGGCGGAAAGAACTCCCTATTTTGAAGCGGGAGACCGGGTGGACACCCTGGAAGTGGAGTACCGCCCTCTGCGATTCTTCGGACCGGTGCACACCGCCGAGGTTCCTGTAACTATCCAGGAAGAAGTATTGTATTTCGAAAACGATATCAATGAAGAAGAAATCCATGTGGCGGTGGAGCTAAAGGATGTTTCTCCCTTTTCCATGGACCCCGAGGAACCGGTGGGCACTGCCAGTATTCAAGAGCGGGAGGCAAAAGAAAGCTATGCCGTCTATCCGGAAGTCAGTCGGGGAGATATTCTCAGCAATCATATCGGACTGTATATCGGAACCGGTTTGGGAGGCTTAATAGGTCTTGTGGCCCTAGCAGGGCTGATCGGCTTTATTATCCGGTTCAATGGAAGACTTCGTAAAAAGCGACGACAGTATCCCAGATTCTAG
- a CDS encoding phosphatase PAP2 family protein, with the protein MIQSMDENLFFRLYSLTMESDFLGEWMVFITNASSTLFVLIYLALLLTLLIRKNRNIVPALGGPFMAFILVYVIRIFYQRPRPFMALDIESLIYHEASGSLPSMHATSAFAIAAAVYLVHEKLGLTALALAALTGISRVMVGVHFPLDILTGTLLSALVVYGAYRFFTTKRVFHKIISILKVS; encoded by the coding sequence TTGATCCAATCGATGGATGAAAATTTGTTTTTCAGACTTTACTCCCTGACCATGGAAAGCGACTTTTTGGGGGAATGGATGGTGTTTATTACCAACGCCTCTTCCACCCTGTTTGTACTTATATATTTGGCCCTGCTCCTGACGCTGTTAATCAGAAAAAACCGAAATATTGTACCCGCTCTCGGGGGACCCTTTATGGCCTTTATACTGGTGTACGTCATACGCATTTTTTACCAGAGACCCCGACCCTTTATGGCTCTGGATATTGAGAGTCTGATTTATCATGAAGCTTCCGGTTCCCTTCCCAGCATGCATGCCACCAGTGCCTTTGCCATTGCCGCCGCCGTCTATCTGGTCCATGAAAAACTGGGGCTGACCGCCTTGGCTTTAGCCGCCCTAACCGGGATCTCCCGGGTTATGGTGGGGGTTCACTTTCCCCTGGATATTCTAACCGGCACTTTGTTATCAGCACTTGTGGTCTATGGGGCTTACCGTTTTTTCACGACAAAGAGGGTTTTTCACAAGATTATTAGTATTTTGAAGGTTTCATAG
- a CDS encoding DUF368 domain-containing protein, which translates to MITRGYLRSKAQIILWLRGIILGAGVIIPGVSGGTIMVIFGMYEKMLQDLLRFHVKPYIAMGIGVLVGVFAGGALLSFLFDHHPDPTYAFILGCLLMSIPLILKRTRGYTKKRLLLLVTGGILSFSLLELPTLFIGTELTLGQTFLAGFVSSATMMVPGVSGSALLIVLGLYEEILEAVRDFQMGTLIIFVTGAATGVFILAKVLKTLFTLYMSEILFFFTGLIIGSFNMVMPGTIGFFPLVTFGLGLALVYRFGK; encoded by the coding sequence ATGATTACAAGGGGATACTTAAGAAGTAAAGCCCAGATAATTTTATGGTTGCGGGGGATCATCCTCGGTGCCGGGGTGATTATCCCTGGGGTCAGCGGGGGTACCATTATGGTGATCTTCGGAATGTACGAGAAAATGCTGCAGGACCTTCTCAGGTTTCACGTCAAACCCTATATTGCCATGGGCATCGGTGTCTTAGTAGGAGTATTTGCAGGAGGGGCACTGCTGTCCTTTTTATTTGATCATCATCCGGATCCGACCTATGCTTTTATTCTGGGATGCCTGCTGATGTCGATTCCCTTAATCTTAAAGCGGACCCGGGGATATACGAAAAAGCGGCTGTTGCTTTTGGTTACCGGGGGGATTTTATCCTTCAGCCTACTTGAGCTTCCCACACTGTTTATCGGTACAGAGTTAACCCTGGGGCAAACCTTTTTGGCGGGATTTGTATCCAGTGCCACGATGATGGTTCCCGGAGTTTCCGGAAGTGCGTTGCTGATTGTTCTCGGCCTTTACGAAGAAATTTTAGAGGCGGTGCGGGACTTTCAGATGGGGACCTTGATTATCTTTGTCACCGGGGCGGCCACAGGGGTCTTTATACTGGCGAAGGTATTAAAAACTTTGTTTACTTTATACATGTCGGAGATCCTGTTCTTTTTTACCGGGTTGATTATCGGTTCCTTTAATATGGTAATGCCCGGGACCATCGGGTTCTTCCCGTTGGTAACCTTTGGACTGGGACTGGCTTTGGTGTACCGTTTCGGAAAATAA